From one Denticeps clupeoides unplaced genomic scaffold, fDenClu1.1, whole genome shotgun sequence genomic stretch:
- the LOC114783486 gene encoding inter-alpha-trypsin inhibitor heavy chain H6-like isoform X4, which yields MCIYRGIRVNCMLAFFIAVLPGGISVDYEARLQKVQRLKRQSAPAKPALKVTDYHVQCMVVSRYAHTTVQSSVWNQLPITKEAAFEVDLPSSAFISNFSIISNGKDYVAHVKERMAARKIYDAAKKQGKTAGLVATKEREIEKFRVAVSVPPGSHVSFSLTYEELLSRKLGRYELTLGLQPGQPVQNLSVDVRITEQSGLRFVKALPLRTSRLLSNTEGGDEVPPSTQIKQSSHCAHVHYNPSLQQQKSLSPKGLNADFIVQYDVEVRDLIGDIQTHDGYFVHYFAPRDLPVIPKDIIFVLDISGSMIGTKMKQTKQAMSTILGDLREGDFFNIITFSHRVQIWKKGRTVQASRQNIRDAKEFIRKISADGWTDINAALLAAAQFVNVRPSSSRSTRSPHRVPLIIFLTDGEATIGVTAGETILRNAQEALGSASLFGLAFGDDADYPLLRRLALENRGVSRMVYEDADAALQFKGFYDEVASPLLSDIQLSYLGQQAFEITRSFFPNYFQGSELVVVGQLKPAAKQLKVALTANDSKQKLKFEKEVTIPKEEGGNGPAGCSLRCAGVMEGAGSFVHRLWAYFTIKELLLAKLNSSDPLIQRLLVEKATNLSLRYNFVTPVTSLVVVKPDVDDTPKPTSPAYTPTTTPTAGKHNPGLALKTAAPPANKKRSSAPIRSSKPPLTKAPQPPIGLHTTSRSSNTFPSGKAPTNPAGEKLPKKPSTPSNATAKGLMVALDTQPNSTPPGPLKSDSAANLVRTIATTIAAKTSTQTASTSVQTTSPPASTGTAKRTPSHDLDNNTVFSLEPPTILPPPTILPSNLPSSSPSPVDTDLESNLDIGTLMAATFAPMPGFTDAPKLWEAVGLLDVSTAIQVQSEADIDLIKVSDYDATYDYDMDYENNQDVSYGSYSPTRLGSIRIFASSVDGDPHFVIRLPKKDQRLCFTVDGEANDVLRLVEDTERGITVDGHLMLAPSKQDMPDRTRTYFDQITITVARNGAVGVTITLTLDSVVIDGEETVALSTSHSAAVTKPGVQVVINSHQGCWIRLKKDVIFLVLFHRYDHQSYLQMAHLGFYIAEGKGLSPHSQGLLGQFQHANLEVVQLQDPHAANFHHGQLRPGASLALGVLKHKDVLIPVSLQEKHLKDTLGKKHMDQCWVVPKVEVEKLLGLSYLSYVVDHI from the exons CAGAGACTTAAAAGGCAAAGTGCACCTGCTAAACCAGCG CTGAAGGTAACAGACTACCATGTTCAGTGCATGGTGGTGTCTCGCTACGCTCACACCACAGtccagagcagtgtgtggaaccAGCTGCCCATCACCAAGGAGGCGGCATTTGAGGTGGATCTGCCTTCGTCTGCATTTATCTCCAACTTCAGCAT CATCTCCAACGGGAAGGACTATGTCGCCCATGTAAAGGAGCGGATGGCAGCTAGGAAGATTTATGATGCTGCGAAGAAGCAAGGAAAAACTGCAGGACTCGTCGCCACCAA GGAACGTGAGATAGAGAAGTTCCGCGTGGCTGTGAGCGTTCCTCCTGGGTCGCACGTGTCCTTCAGCCTGACCTATGAGGAGTTGCTGTCACGGAAACTGGGTCGCTATGAGCTGACCTTGGGTTTGCAGCCAGGCCAGCCAGTGCAGAACCTGTCTGTGGACGTGAGAATCACTGAGCAGAGTGGCCTCAGATTTGTTAAAGCACTTCCCCTCCGGACCAGCAGACTTCTGTCCAACACTGAAG GAGGGGATGAAGTCCCGCCTTCTACTCAGATTAAGCAGTCCTCCCACTGTGCCCATGTGCACTACAACCCCTCTCTCCAACAGCAGAAAAGCCTTTCGCCAAAAGGCCTGAATGCTGACTTCATCGTTCAGTATGATGTTGAGGTCAGAGACCTCATTGGGGACATCCAG acGCACGATGGATACTTTGTTCATTACTTTGCACCTCGTGATCTTCCTGTTATTCCCAAGGACATCATTTTTGTTCTAGACATCAGTGGGTCCATGATCGGCACCAAAATGAAACAG ACAAAGCAGGCCATGTCCACAATCCTGGGTGATTTACGTGAAGGGGACTTCTTCAACATCATTACGTTCTCACACAGAGTCCAGATATGGAAGAAGGGCCGAACTGTGCAGGCATCACGGCAGAACATTCGAGATGCCAAAGAGTTTATCAGGAAGATCAGTGCTGATGGCT GGACCGACATTAACGCCGCTCTGCTCGCGGCGGCTCAGTTTGTAAATGTTCGTCCTTCCTCTTCCCGCTCCACTCGGTCTCCTCACCGGGTGCCGCTCATCATCTTCCTGACAGACGGCGAGGCCACCATCGGTGTTACTGCCGGCGAAACCATCCTTCGCAACGCGCAGGAGGCCTTGGGATCAGCGTCCCTCTTCGGTCTGGCGTTCGGTGACGACGCCGACTACCCCCTTCTCCGCCGGCTGGCCCTGGAGAACCGTGGCGTGTCTCGCATGGTGTATGAAGATGCCGACGCAGCACTGCAGTTCAAGGGTTTCTACGATGAAGTGGCCAGCCCCCTCCTCTCCGACATCCAGCTGTCCTACTTGGGGCAGCAGGCCTTTGAAATCACACGTTCCTTCTTCCCCAACTACTTCCAAGGTTCAGagctggtggtggtgggacAGCTGAAGCCTGCAGCAAAACAGCTGAAGGTAGCTCTCACCGCAAATGACTCCAAACAAAAGCTAAAGTTTGAGAAGGAGGTTACAATCCCTAAAGAAGAGGGGGGAAACGGTCCCGCGGGGTGCTCCCTTAGGTGCGCTGGGGTCATGGAAGGTGCTGGCAGTTTTGTGCACCGACTCTGGGCCTATTTCACCATCAAGGAGCTGCTCCTGGCCAAACTAAACAGTTCCGACCCACTCATCCAGAGGCTACTTGTCGAGAAGGCCACCAACCTTTCTCTGAGATACAACTTTGTGACACCTGTCACATCCTTGGTTGTGGTCAAACCAGATGTGGATGACACCCCTAAACCAACTTCACCAGCGTATACCCCCACAACCACACCGACAGCTGGAAAACACAACCCCGGATTGGCTCTGAAAACGGCAGCCCCTCCAGCCAATAAGAAGCGGTCATCAGCGCCTATACGTAGCAGTAAGCCCCCCCTGACAAAAGCCCCCCAGCCCCCTATAGGCCTGCACACAACTAGTCGCTCTTCCAACACCTTCCCATCTGGAAAAGCCCCTACAAATCCAGCAGGTGAGAAATTGCCAAAAAAGCCCTCAACTCCTTCAAATGCCACTGCCAAAGGGCTGATGGTCGCCCTTGATACCCAGCCAAACAGCACTCCGCCCGGCCCCTTGAAAAGCGATTCTGCGGCCAACCTAGTGAGGACCATTGCCACCACCATTGCTGCGAAAACCTCGACCCAGACAGCTTCTACCTCGGTTCAGACCACGTCACCGCCTGCCTCTACCGGAACTGCCAAACGGACACCTTCCCATGACCTTGACAATAACACAGTATTCAGTCTGGAACCACCGACCATCCTTCCGCCGCCGACCATCCTTCCCTCCAATCTCCCCTCATCCTCCCCCTCACCTGTAGACACTGATCTTGAGTCTAACCTAGACATCGGCACTCTGATGGCTGCTACGTTTGCACCCATGCCAGGTTTCACGGATGCCCCAAAGCTTTGGGAAGCAGTTGGACTCCTCG atgTCTCTACTGCCATCCAGGTACAAAGTGAGG CAGATATTGACCTGATCAAAG TTTCAGATTACGATGCTACCTATGATTATGATATGGACTATGAAAACAACCAAGACGTCAGTTATGGATCCT ACAGCCCCACCAGACTCGGCTCCATTCGCATATTTGCCTCTTCAG TGGATGGAGATCCTCATTTTGTGATCCGGCTTCCTAAAAAGGATCAGAGGCTCTGCTTCACTGTTGATGGAGAAGCGAATGATGTGCTGCGACTCGTGGAGGATACAGAGAGAG GCATTACAGTGGACGGTCATCTGATGCTGGCCCCTTCAAAGCAGGACATGCCAGATCGTACACGTACCTACTTTGACCAGATCACCATTACCGTGGCTAGGAACGGGGCTGTGGGTGTCACAATCACGCTGACTTTGGACTCTGTGGTGATTGACGGAGAGGAAACGGTGGCACTCTCAACCAGCCATTCGGCGGCCGTGACAAAACCCGGGGTCCAGGTTGTCATCAACAGCCACCAGGGCTGCTGGATCAGACTTAAGAAGGATGTGATCTTCCTGGTTCTCTTTCATCGCTATGACCACCAGAGCTACCTTCAGATGGCTCACCTGGGCTTCTACATTGCTGAGGGAAAAGGTCTCTCTCCTCACTCACAGGGCCTGCTAG GTCAGTTCCAACATGCAAATTTGGAGGTTGTACAGCTACAAGATCCTCATGCTGCCAACTTCCACCACGGCCAGCTCAGGCCAGGGGCATCTCTGGCTCTGGGCGTACTTAAGCACAAAGATGTCCTCATCCCAGTATCCCTCCAGGAGAAACATCTGAAGGACACACTAGGGAAGAAACACATGGACCAGTGCTGGGTGGTGCCAAAAGTGGAAGTTGAGAAACTTCTGGGCCTGTCGTACCTCAGCTATGTGGTTGACCACAtttag
- the LOC114783486 gene encoding inter-alpha-trypsin inhibitor heavy chain H6-like isoform X1: protein MCIYRGIRVNCMLAFFIAVLPGGISVDYEARLQKVQRLKRQSAPAKPALKVTDYHVQCMVVSRYAHTTVQSSVWNQLPITKEAAFEVDLPSSAFISNFSIISNGKDYVAHVKERMAARKIYDAAKKQGKTAGLVATKEREIEKFRVAVSVPPGSHVSFSLTYEELLSRKLGRYELTLGLQPGQPVQNLSVDVRITEQSGLRFVKALPLRTSRLLSNTEGGDEVPPSTQIKQSSHCAHVHYNPSLQQQKSLSPKGLNADFIVQYDVEVRDLIGDIQTHDGYFVHYFAPRDLPVIPKDIIFVLDISGSMIGTKMKQTKQAMSTILGDLREGDFFNIITFSHRVQIWKKGRTVQASRQNIRDAKEFIRKISADGWTDINAALLAAAQFVNVRPSSSRSTRSPHRVPLIIFLTDGEATIGVTAGETILRNAQEALGSASLFGLAFGDDADYPLLRRLALENRGVSRMVYEDADAALQFKGFYDEVASPLLSDIQLSYLGQQAFEITRSFFPNYFQGSELVVVGQLKPAAKQLKVALTANDSKQKLKFEKEVTIPKEEGGNGPAGCSLRCAGVMEGAGSFVHRLWAYFTIKELLLAKLNSSDPLIQRLLVEKATNLSLRYNFVTPVTSLVVVKPDVDDTPKPTSPAYTPTTTPTAGKHNPGLALKTAAPPANKKRSSAPIRSSKPPLTKAPQPPIGLHTTSRSSNTFPSGKAPTNPAGEKLPKKPSTPSNATAKGLMVALDTQPNSTPPGPLKSDSAANLVRTIATTIAAKTSTQTASTSVQTTSPPASTGTAKRTPSHDLDNNTVFSLEPPTILPPPTILPSNLPSSSPSPVDTDLESNLDIGTLMAATFAPMPGFTDAPKLWEAVGLLDVSTAIQVQSEADIDLIKVSDYDATYDYDMDYENNQDVSYGSWDNNGALDSPTRLGSIRIFASSVDGDPHFVIRLPKKDQRLCFTVDGEANDVLRLVEDTERGITVDGHLMLAPSKQDMPDRTRTYFDQITITVARNGAVGVTITLTLDSVVIDGEETVALSTSHSAAVTKPGVQVVINSHQGCWIRLKKDVIFLVLFHRYDHQSYLQMAHLGFYIAEGKGLSPHSQGLLGQFQHANLEVVQLQDPHAANFHHGQLRPGASLALGVLKHKDVLIPVSLQEKHLKDTLGKKHMDQCWVVPKVEVEKLLGLSYLSYVVDHI, encoded by the exons CAGAGACTTAAAAGGCAAAGTGCACCTGCTAAACCAGCG CTGAAGGTAACAGACTACCATGTTCAGTGCATGGTGGTGTCTCGCTACGCTCACACCACAGtccagagcagtgtgtggaaccAGCTGCCCATCACCAAGGAGGCGGCATTTGAGGTGGATCTGCCTTCGTCTGCATTTATCTCCAACTTCAGCAT CATCTCCAACGGGAAGGACTATGTCGCCCATGTAAAGGAGCGGATGGCAGCTAGGAAGATTTATGATGCTGCGAAGAAGCAAGGAAAAACTGCAGGACTCGTCGCCACCAA GGAACGTGAGATAGAGAAGTTCCGCGTGGCTGTGAGCGTTCCTCCTGGGTCGCACGTGTCCTTCAGCCTGACCTATGAGGAGTTGCTGTCACGGAAACTGGGTCGCTATGAGCTGACCTTGGGTTTGCAGCCAGGCCAGCCAGTGCAGAACCTGTCTGTGGACGTGAGAATCACTGAGCAGAGTGGCCTCAGATTTGTTAAAGCACTTCCCCTCCGGACCAGCAGACTTCTGTCCAACACTGAAG GAGGGGATGAAGTCCCGCCTTCTACTCAGATTAAGCAGTCCTCCCACTGTGCCCATGTGCACTACAACCCCTCTCTCCAACAGCAGAAAAGCCTTTCGCCAAAAGGCCTGAATGCTGACTTCATCGTTCAGTATGATGTTGAGGTCAGAGACCTCATTGGGGACATCCAG acGCACGATGGATACTTTGTTCATTACTTTGCACCTCGTGATCTTCCTGTTATTCCCAAGGACATCATTTTTGTTCTAGACATCAGTGGGTCCATGATCGGCACCAAAATGAAACAG ACAAAGCAGGCCATGTCCACAATCCTGGGTGATTTACGTGAAGGGGACTTCTTCAACATCATTACGTTCTCACACAGAGTCCAGATATGGAAGAAGGGCCGAACTGTGCAGGCATCACGGCAGAACATTCGAGATGCCAAAGAGTTTATCAGGAAGATCAGTGCTGATGGCT GGACCGACATTAACGCCGCTCTGCTCGCGGCGGCTCAGTTTGTAAATGTTCGTCCTTCCTCTTCCCGCTCCACTCGGTCTCCTCACCGGGTGCCGCTCATCATCTTCCTGACAGACGGCGAGGCCACCATCGGTGTTACTGCCGGCGAAACCATCCTTCGCAACGCGCAGGAGGCCTTGGGATCAGCGTCCCTCTTCGGTCTGGCGTTCGGTGACGACGCCGACTACCCCCTTCTCCGCCGGCTGGCCCTGGAGAACCGTGGCGTGTCTCGCATGGTGTATGAAGATGCCGACGCAGCACTGCAGTTCAAGGGTTTCTACGATGAAGTGGCCAGCCCCCTCCTCTCCGACATCCAGCTGTCCTACTTGGGGCAGCAGGCCTTTGAAATCACACGTTCCTTCTTCCCCAACTACTTCCAAGGTTCAGagctggtggtggtgggacAGCTGAAGCCTGCAGCAAAACAGCTGAAGGTAGCTCTCACCGCAAATGACTCCAAACAAAAGCTAAAGTTTGAGAAGGAGGTTACAATCCCTAAAGAAGAGGGGGGAAACGGTCCCGCGGGGTGCTCCCTTAGGTGCGCTGGGGTCATGGAAGGTGCTGGCAGTTTTGTGCACCGACTCTGGGCCTATTTCACCATCAAGGAGCTGCTCCTGGCCAAACTAAACAGTTCCGACCCACTCATCCAGAGGCTACTTGTCGAGAAGGCCACCAACCTTTCTCTGAGATACAACTTTGTGACACCTGTCACATCCTTGGTTGTGGTCAAACCAGATGTGGATGACACCCCTAAACCAACTTCACCAGCGTATACCCCCACAACCACACCGACAGCTGGAAAACACAACCCCGGATTGGCTCTGAAAACGGCAGCCCCTCCAGCCAATAAGAAGCGGTCATCAGCGCCTATACGTAGCAGTAAGCCCCCCCTGACAAAAGCCCCCCAGCCCCCTATAGGCCTGCACACAACTAGTCGCTCTTCCAACACCTTCCCATCTGGAAAAGCCCCTACAAATCCAGCAGGTGAGAAATTGCCAAAAAAGCCCTCAACTCCTTCAAATGCCACTGCCAAAGGGCTGATGGTCGCCCTTGATACCCAGCCAAACAGCACTCCGCCCGGCCCCTTGAAAAGCGATTCTGCGGCCAACCTAGTGAGGACCATTGCCACCACCATTGCTGCGAAAACCTCGACCCAGACAGCTTCTACCTCGGTTCAGACCACGTCACCGCCTGCCTCTACCGGAACTGCCAAACGGACACCTTCCCATGACCTTGACAATAACACAGTATTCAGTCTGGAACCACCGACCATCCTTCCGCCGCCGACCATCCTTCCCTCCAATCTCCCCTCATCCTCCCCCTCACCTGTAGACACTGATCTTGAGTCTAACCTAGACATCGGCACTCTGATGGCTGCTACGTTTGCACCCATGCCAGGTTTCACGGATGCCCCAAAGCTTTGGGAAGCAGTTGGACTCCTCG atgTCTCTACTGCCATCCAGGTACAAAGTGAGG CAGATATTGACCTGATCAAAG TTTCAGATTACGATGCTACCTATGATTATGATATGGACTATGAAAACAACCAAGACGTCAGTTATGGATCCT GGGATAATAATGGCGCCTTAG ACAGCCCCACCAGACTCGGCTCCATTCGCATATTTGCCTCTTCAG TGGATGGAGATCCTCATTTTGTGATCCGGCTTCCTAAAAAGGATCAGAGGCTCTGCTTCACTGTTGATGGAGAAGCGAATGATGTGCTGCGACTCGTGGAGGATACAGAGAGAG GCATTACAGTGGACGGTCATCTGATGCTGGCCCCTTCAAAGCAGGACATGCCAGATCGTACACGTACCTACTTTGACCAGATCACCATTACCGTGGCTAGGAACGGGGCTGTGGGTGTCACAATCACGCTGACTTTGGACTCTGTGGTGATTGACGGAGAGGAAACGGTGGCACTCTCAACCAGCCATTCGGCGGCCGTGACAAAACCCGGGGTCCAGGTTGTCATCAACAGCCACCAGGGCTGCTGGATCAGACTTAAGAAGGATGTGATCTTCCTGGTTCTCTTTCATCGCTATGACCACCAGAGCTACCTTCAGATGGCTCACCTGGGCTTCTACATTGCTGAGGGAAAAGGTCTCTCTCCTCACTCACAGGGCCTGCTAG GTCAGTTCCAACATGCAAATTTGGAGGTTGTACAGCTACAAGATCCTCATGCTGCCAACTTCCACCACGGCCAGCTCAGGCCAGGGGCATCTCTGGCTCTGGGCGTACTTAAGCACAAAGATGTCCTCATCCCAGTATCCCTCCAGGAGAAACATCTGAAGGACACACTAGGGAAGAAACACATGGACCAGTGCTGGGTGGTGCCAAAAGTGGAAGTTGAGAAACTTCTGGGCCTGTCGTACCTCAGCTATGTGGTTGACCACAtttag
- the LOC114783486 gene encoding inter-alpha-trypsin inhibitor heavy chain H6-like isoform X2, which yields MCIYRGIRVNCMLAFFIAVLPGGISVDYEARLQKVQRLKRQSAPAKPALKVTDYHVQCMVVSRYAHTTVQSSVWNQLPITKEAAFEVDLPSSAFISNFSIISNGKDYVAHVKERMAARKIYDAAKKQGKTAGLVATKEREIEKFRVAVSVPPGSHVSFSLTYEELLSRKLGRYELTLGLQPGQPVQNLSVDVRITEQSGLRFVKALPLRTSRLLSNTEGGDEVPPSTQIKQSSHCAHVHYNPSLQQQKSLSPKGLNADFIVQYDVEVRDLIGDIQTHDGYFVHYFAPRDLPVIPKDIIFVLDISGSMIGTKMKQTKQAMSTILGDLREGDFFNIITFSHRVQIWKKGRTVQASRQNIRDAKEFIRKISADGWTDINAALLAAAQFVNVRPSSSRSTRSPHRVPLIIFLTDGEATIGVTAGETILRNAQEALGSASLFGLAFGDDADYPLLRRLALENRGVSRMVYEDADAALQFKGFYDEVASPLLSDIQLSYLGQQAFEITRSFFPNYFQGSELVVVGQLKPAAKQLKVALTANDSKQKLKFEKEVTIPKEEGGNGPAGCSLRCAGVMEGAGSFVHRLWAYFTIKELLLAKLNSSDPLIQRLLVEKATNLSLRYNFVTPVTSLVVVKPDVDDTPKPTSPAYTPTTTPTAGKHNPGLALKTAAPPANKKRSSAPIRSSKPPLTKAPQPPIGLHTTSRSSNTFPSGKAPTNPAGEKLPKKPSTPSNATAKGLMVALDTQPNSTPPGPLKSDSAANLVRTIATTIAAKTSTQTASTSVQTTSPPASTGTAKRTPSHDLDNNTVFSLEPPTILPPPTILPSNLPSSSPSPVDTDLESNLDIGTLMAATFAPMPGFTDAPKLWEAVGLLDVSTAIQVQSEDIDLIKVSDYDATYDYDMDYENNQDVSYGSWDNNGALDSPTRLGSIRIFASSVDGDPHFVIRLPKKDQRLCFTVDGEANDVLRLVEDTERGITVDGHLMLAPSKQDMPDRTRTYFDQITITVARNGAVGVTITLTLDSVVIDGEETVALSTSHSAAVTKPGVQVVINSHQGCWIRLKKDVIFLVLFHRYDHQSYLQMAHLGFYIAEGKGLSPHSQGLLGQFQHANLEVVQLQDPHAANFHHGQLRPGASLALGVLKHKDVLIPVSLQEKHLKDTLGKKHMDQCWVVPKVEVEKLLGLSYLSYVVDHI from the exons CAGAGACTTAAAAGGCAAAGTGCACCTGCTAAACCAGCG CTGAAGGTAACAGACTACCATGTTCAGTGCATGGTGGTGTCTCGCTACGCTCACACCACAGtccagagcagtgtgtggaaccAGCTGCCCATCACCAAGGAGGCGGCATTTGAGGTGGATCTGCCTTCGTCTGCATTTATCTCCAACTTCAGCAT CATCTCCAACGGGAAGGACTATGTCGCCCATGTAAAGGAGCGGATGGCAGCTAGGAAGATTTATGATGCTGCGAAGAAGCAAGGAAAAACTGCAGGACTCGTCGCCACCAA GGAACGTGAGATAGAGAAGTTCCGCGTGGCTGTGAGCGTTCCTCCTGGGTCGCACGTGTCCTTCAGCCTGACCTATGAGGAGTTGCTGTCACGGAAACTGGGTCGCTATGAGCTGACCTTGGGTTTGCAGCCAGGCCAGCCAGTGCAGAACCTGTCTGTGGACGTGAGAATCACTGAGCAGAGTGGCCTCAGATTTGTTAAAGCACTTCCCCTCCGGACCAGCAGACTTCTGTCCAACACTGAAG GAGGGGATGAAGTCCCGCCTTCTACTCAGATTAAGCAGTCCTCCCACTGTGCCCATGTGCACTACAACCCCTCTCTCCAACAGCAGAAAAGCCTTTCGCCAAAAGGCCTGAATGCTGACTTCATCGTTCAGTATGATGTTGAGGTCAGAGACCTCATTGGGGACATCCAG acGCACGATGGATACTTTGTTCATTACTTTGCACCTCGTGATCTTCCTGTTATTCCCAAGGACATCATTTTTGTTCTAGACATCAGTGGGTCCATGATCGGCACCAAAATGAAACAG ACAAAGCAGGCCATGTCCACAATCCTGGGTGATTTACGTGAAGGGGACTTCTTCAACATCATTACGTTCTCACACAGAGTCCAGATATGGAAGAAGGGCCGAACTGTGCAGGCATCACGGCAGAACATTCGAGATGCCAAAGAGTTTATCAGGAAGATCAGTGCTGATGGCT GGACCGACATTAACGCCGCTCTGCTCGCGGCGGCTCAGTTTGTAAATGTTCGTCCTTCCTCTTCCCGCTCCACTCGGTCTCCTCACCGGGTGCCGCTCATCATCTTCCTGACAGACGGCGAGGCCACCATCGGTGTTACTGCCGGCGAAACCATCCTTCGCAACGCGCAGGAGGCCTTGGGATCAGCGTCCCTCTTCGGTCTGGCGTTCGGTGACGACGCCGACTACCCCCTTCTCCGCCGGCTGGCCCTGGAGAACCGTGGCGTGTCTCGCATGGTGTATGAAGATGCCGACGCAGCACTGCAGTTCAAGGGTTTCTACGATGAAGTGGCCAGCCCCCTCCTCTCCGACATCCAGCTGTCCTACTTGGGGCAGCAGGCCTTTGAAATCACACGTTCCTTCTTCCCCAACTACTTCCAAGGTTCAGagctggtggtggtgggacAGCTGAAGCCTGCAGCAAAACAGCTGAAGGTAGCTCTCACCGCAAATGACTCCAAACAAAAGCTAAAGTTTGAGAAGGAGGTTACAATCCCTAAAGAAGAGGGGGGAAACGGTCCCGCGGGGTGCTCCCTTAGGTGCGCTGGGGTCATGGAAGGTGCTGGCAGTTTTGTGCACCGACTCTGGGCCTATTTCACCATCAAGGAGCTGCTCCTGGCCAAACTAAACAGTTCCGACCCACTCATCCAGAGGCTACTTGTCGAGAAGGCCACCAACCTTTCTCTGAGATACAACTTTGTGACACCTGTCACATCCTTGGTTGTGGTCAAACCAGATGTGGATGACACCCCTAAACCAACTTCACCAGCGTATACCCCCACAACCACACCGACAGCTGGAAAACACAACCCCGGATTGGCTCTGAAAACGGCAGCCCCTCCAGCCAATAAGAAGCGGTCATCAGCGCCTATACGTAGCAGTAAGCCCCCCCTGACAAAAGCCCCCCAGCCCCCTATAGGCCTGCACACAACTAGTCGCTCTTCCAACACCTTCCCATCTGGAAAAGCCCCTACAAATCCAGCAGGTGAGAAATTGCCAAAAAAGCCCTCAACTCCTTCAAATGCCACTGCCAAAGGGCTGATGGTCGCCCTTGATACCCAGCCAAACAGCACTCCGCCCGGCCCCTTGAAAAGCGATTCTGCGGCCAACCTAGTGAGGACCATTGCCACCACCATTGCTGCGAAAACCTCGACCCAGACAGCTTCTACCTCGGTTCAGACCACGTCACCGCCTGCCTCTACCGGAACTGCCAAACGGACACCTTCCCATGACCTTGACAATAACACAGTATTCAGTCTGGAACCACCGACCATCCTTCCGCCGCCGACCATCCTTCCCTCCAATCTCCCCTCATCCTCCCCCTCACCTGTAGACACTGATCTTGAGTCTAACCTAGACATCGGCACTCTGATGGCTGCTACGTTTGCACCCATGCCAGGTTTCACGGATGCCCCAAAGCTTTGGGAAGCAGTTGGACTCCTCG atgTCTCTACTGCCATCCAGGTACAAAGTGAGG ATATTGACCTGATCAAAG TTTCAGATTACGATGCTACCTATGATTATGATATGGACTATGAAAACAACCAAGACGTCAGTTATGGATCCT GGGATAATAATGGCGCCTTAG ACAGCCCCACCAGACTCGGCTCCATTCGCATATTTGCCTCTTCAG TGGATGGAGATCCTCATTTTGTGATCCGGCTTCCTAAAAAGGATCAGAGGCTCTGCTTCACTGTTGATGGAGAAGCGAATGATGTGCTGCGACTCGTGGAGGATACAGAGAGAG GCATTACAGTGGACGGTCATCTGATGCTGGCCCCTTCAAAGCAGGACATGCCAGATCGTACACGTACCTACTTTGACCAGATCACCATTACCGTGGCTAGGAACGGGGCTGTGGGTGTCACAATCACGCTGACTTTGGACTCTGTGGTGATTGACGGAGAGGAAACGGTGGCACTCTCAACCAGCCATTCGGCGGCCGTGACAAAACCCGGGGTCCAGGTTGTCATCAACAGCCACCAGGGCTGCTGGATCAGACTTAAGAAGGATGTGATCTTCCTGGTTCTCTTTCATCGCTATGACCACCAGAGCTACCTTCAGATGGCTCACCTGGGCTTCTACATTGCTGAGGGAAAAGGTCTCTCTCCTCACTCACAGGGCCTGCTAG GTCAGTTCCAACATGCAAATTTGGAGGTTGTACAGCTACAAGATCCTCATGCTGCCAACTTCCACCACGGCCAGCTCAGGCCAGGGGCATCTCTGGCTCTGGGCGTACTTAAGCACAAAGATGTCCTCATCCCAGTATCCCTCCAGGAGAAACATCTGAAGGACACACTAGGGAAGAAACACATGGACCAGTGCTGGGTGGTGCCAAAAGTGGAAGTTGAGAAACTTCTGGGCCTGTCGTACCTCAGCTATGTGGTTGACCACAtttag